The Dioscorea cayenensis subsp. rotundata cultivar TDr96_F1 chromosome 18, TDr96_F1_v2_PseudoChromosome.rev07_lg8_w22 25.fasta, whole genome shotgun sequence genome includes the window GTGCCTTTCTTACTGAAATAATACTTGCTTTGAAAGAGTTATTCCTTTAATCTTGGACTTATATTGCTTCCTGTATGGGGCACCATGCATTTGCTTTGGATTTTGTTGAAAGAGATCCTGTTTTGTTATTATCATTGTAGAATCACATGCATTTTTAATGATTACTTGCTCAAAGTTCAGTGCCATGAATGCATTTTTGGGTTTGGACTGTATTTTTAGAGAATGTCCTCACAACTTATGGTTAACTCTGTTGTGCAAGCTTGTAATTGACCATCTGTTTTATACAAAGTTAAGGGTGATCATATAGGAATCTATAGATCCATGTAGTACTTGTTGTCCTTTCCATCTTGTTTATGATGTTTGTTGCTTCTAGTTGTGCATCTATCTCAATTATTTTGAATCTTCTCCCTAATGCTATATCAGTTGTTTTCAGTGTCTCGTTACACTCATCACTAGGAATATTTTTGGAAGTGTTACGATTTCTGGCATATAGTAGCAACTTAGACTAGTACACAAAAGTTGCAAAgtaatttatttgtttggaCTGTTTTttgaagaataataagaaaacaagaaacagGACGTATGATTTGCTCGTCGAAATTGGTCATGCATGTgggagatgaagaaaaaggtggcaaaCAGGAAAATCTACACTCCTTTCTTAATATGGTATTCACTAATACTGTTTGCTTCTCAATTTCAATTATCATGGGTGGCACAAGAGTTGATGCAGATATTAGAGAGCTGGTGGTAGAAACCTTACTGATAGTTTTTGCATGGAACATATAGATTGCTGGAGGCCTGGCAGGTGAAACACCACATATGATCTGTGCTGCCGTGCCGTCAAAGTCTTAGCCTGCTTGGTGCAGCTTACAACTTCCATCTGCATTTCTTCTCCTGCAAAGGATAAACCGTTAAGTAATCAAAGTATTGTCTTGCACTCCATTTTGTTCTAGTTGTAATTTGTTTAACTTTTGCATGATGGTTTGGTTTGGctctgctctctctctctctctctctttatatatatatatatatatatatatatatatatttgcaggCCAATTTAGGTTTGATTTAGGTACTTGTGTTTGTGTCATTTCCCTTTATCATCAGTGGAaagggtttattttattttattttattttttcttcctgCAGGCCAATTTAGGTTTAGTTAAGGTACTTGTTGCTAAATCTGGGGCTGATAAGTTGGAAATGAATTTGAAAGGGATAGTTGAAGGATTGTTTAAATGGCAGGATGACTCAAAGAAGCATTTTAAAGCCAAGGTAAATTTCGAATTACTCATTATGTGTAGTTTGTTGATGTCTGTGAGAATCTTGAtgtaaattatgtttttttgttgaatttccAGAAGGGTGAAGAAATTTTAAAGATCACCTGTGATGCACCTAACTTTTTTTTCCCTGTTTTAAAGTTAGGAATGCCAAGAAATTACATATATgcttatgattaatttaatcaatttcCTACAATCTCTCTACAAATTATTGCATTCAATCACTCCAAAAAATTTgttgagaaaagtaaaaaaaaaaaaaaatacttagtaTAAATGGGTGGTTCAAAGATTAGGGAActaaaaaggagaagaaaaaaaaagcagatAAGAGATACCATTTCCAACATATGTATTACTAGCCATAtttacaggaaaaaaaaaaatcagtataat containing:
- the LOC120282341 gene encoding uncharacterized protein LOC120282341 isoform X2, whose product is MLKKGVSRAADGKAGEEMQMEVVSCTKQAKTLTARQHRSYVVFHLPGLQQSICSMQKLSEGSAAISNSSREYRLPERKSLAS